A region of the Campylobacter showae CSUNSWCD genome:
AAAATGGAGGCGATACCGTCAAATTTGACGCCTCGCAAACGCCTCAAAGAACGCATATTTTTGCAAATTCCGAAGCCGTGATCTTTGACGATACGCCTATGTCGCAGGCGCAAAATAACTCCCTCGAGCAAACGTTAAAAAAAGATAAAATTAATATCGAATTTAGCGACGCAAACGATCAGGCGGGGCAGGTCGAGGCGAAATTTGACGCCGAAAATGCGCCGCAAATTGACGAGTCAAACAGGCAAGAGAGGCTTAAAAATGACGAAAAGGCCAACTTTGCAGACTCGCAAAAGACGGATAAAAAAAGCTCGACCAAAACAAATGAAGTAAAAGCCGCCGTAAAAGCGGGCTACAAACCGCGCCTAGTCATCATTATCGACGACGTGGCGTACAAGCACCAAGCAGACGCGATAAAATCGGTAAATCTAAAGCTCACGCCATCCTTTTTCCCGGCTACTTCCGCCCACCCCGAGACGCCTGTTTTGGCACGACGTTTTAGCTTTTATATGATTCACTTGCCTATGCAGGCTCTAGGCGGCTTTAAGGGTGCTGAGATCGGCACTCTCACGGTCGACGACGACTATGAAAAGATCGCGAAAAAACTGCAAAGTATCAAGCGAGACTTTCCGAATCTAAAATACATCAACAACCACACGGGTAGCCGATTTACGAGCGATGCGGCCGCGATGGATAGGATGATGCGGGCGGTGCGGGACGAAAATTTGATATTCGTCGATAGCAAGACGACCTCGCCGACCAAGGTTTACGGCGCGGCGAAAAAATACTCGATGCCATACATCGCGCGCGACGTGTTTTTGGATCACGACGGCTCCAAGGCGGCCGTGCGAAAGCAGCTAAAATACGCCGTCGAGCTAGCCAAAAAGCGCTCCTACGCCATCGCGATCGGACATCCGCACAAAAATACGCTAGAAGTCCTGCAAGAAAGCGCCAAACTCCTGCAAGAGGTCGAGGTCGTCTATTTAAAGGACCTTTTTTGAACGTTTTAACCGAGCTTCCGCGCGGCCTTTTGCGTCTTAAAAAGCTGCCGGCAAAGCTATATTTTGAGGGAAATTTAGCCCTGCTTGAGCGACCGATGGTTTCGATCGTGGGCTCTAGAAAGGCAAGCGCTTACACTAGGCAGTGCGTAGAGGCGCTGGCTAGGACGCTCGCAAACAGCGGCGTTTGCGTGGTTAGCGGAGCGGCCATCGGCGTGGATATCGCCGCGCACAAGGGCGCTTTTCCGCATACCATCGCCGTTTTTGGCAACGGACTAAATAAAATCTACCCGCAAAGCAACGCCAAAATCATCAAAGAAATTTACCAAAACGCACTGGCTCTTAGCGAATACGACCCGGGTGAGCCGCCGCTTGCTTATAGATTTTTGGAGCGAAACCGCATCGTAGTCGCGCTCTCGCAGGCTCTAGTCGTGGCACAGGCCGATACTAAAAGCGGCTCGATGCAAAGCGCGCGTATGGCAAAGGAGCTTGGCGTGCCGATATTTACGCTGCCTCAGCGCCTAGGCGAGAGCGACGGGACAAACGAGCTAATAGCTAGCGGCGCGGCAAATTTGATAAACGATTTTGACGCTTTTGCGCTTCGTTTCGGCGGTAAGCCAGTATCCGCGCAAGAGGACGAGGTGATAAAATTTTGTAAAAACGGCGCGAGCCTCGATGCGGCTTTGGCAAAATTCGGCGATAAAATTTACGAATACGAACTAGAAGGCAAGCTGCGAATATCAGGGCTTACGGTATTTGCTGAGTAAAATTAGCGGCTTTTGAGCTCAAATTTACGCCGTGCGAGTTTTGATAAAACGGCGGTAAAATTTGAAGTAAAATTTATCGGCTTGACGGCGGTAAATGTGTTTTGGCGACGTTTGATTTTGTAAATTTGTGGAGCGTGGCTATCAAATTTGAGCCTGCCCGTCGTCAAATTTATCGCTAAATTTGAGAAAATCTAAAGGACGAAAATGAGCATAATGGCCATCGACGTGGGGTTAAAACGTATCGGCGTGGCGCTAGCCGTCGGGCAAACCGTGATGCCGCAAACGCCCGTACTGCGCAAAAACCGCAATCAAGCTGCGCGCGACGTTAGCGCCGTTTTGCGCGAATACGGTGCAAAAAAGCTAGTCGTGGGCGTGCCGCTTGGGGGATCTAGCGAGGACGAGATGCGGCGGCGGATCGCGCACTTCGTGTCGCTGCTCGAATTTGACGGCGAGGTGGTCTATCAGGACGAGGCGATGAGTAGCTTTGAGGCGAGCGAAATTTACGCCGATGGCAGGCGCGACGGACGGCTAGATAGCATCGCTGCGATGATTATTTTGAAGCGGTATCTGGGGCTTTGAGGCGGTTTGCAAAATTCGGCGCGTGGTAAGATGGCGGCAAATTTGAGTTTTTACGCAGGTCTACGCCAAAGAAGCCCTCGCAGCCAGCTGCTAACGATGAGTAAAATTTGAGTTAAATTTACGTCTCGGCGCTAAATTTAACCGAGGTTTTTCGTAAAATTTAAGAGTGGCTGATTTGCGAGTCAAATTTGACTTGTGGGTTAGGCGTGCTACGACTCGGAGTCAAATTTATCCAAACCTAGCCAGCCGATCAGCTATAGCGCCGTATCCAATCATCTAAAAAACGTGTGGAACCGATGCTCGCCGTTTTTCATGACGGTAAGCGTCGCTTTGATTTGGTTTGCAAACTCGCAAATCGTTTCAAAAGAGGTTAGACCGTCCTTTTTGCCATATAAAATATGCGTCGGCGCCGTCCAGCAGATAGGATGCTCTCTGGCGTAGCAAAGATATTTCCACGAAAGTTTTTCCCCAGACCCCGTGTCCAGCTCGCCCATATCTCGCAGCTCATCCTCGCTCACGCGCGCCTGCGACATCACTTTTTCGATTAAAATTTGCATATTTACGATTGGCGAAATAAAATACGCCTTTTTTATCTCCATGCCCTGCAAGGCATGCATGGCAAAAAATGCGCCGATACTGTTTGCGACGATTGTCACGGATTTGCGGCTTTTAAGGATAGGCTCAAAAAACGGCACAAATTCCTCTTTCGCCTCCCGCGGGGTGCGAGCCTCGTAATCAAATCCCAGCACGTCGCTATCTGCAAAAAGCGGTTGAAAATGAGCCGCTTCTTGCGCGCTTCCGCCTTTACCGTGTATGTACACGATTATGTTTTTCATGATTTTTCCTTTTTGCGGCCGCTAAAATTTAGCTTTGCAGCAAGTGGACGGATGATGCAAAGCGCGCTTTGGAGCCGTTTGCTCTAAAATTTGAGCAGTCCGTCCTCGTCAAATTTAAAATCAGGCCCCCAAGCCACCTCCCAGTAGTATCCGTCCGGATCGGCAAAATACGCGTGGTATCCGCCCCAAAACGCAACTTGCGGCTCCTTGACGATAGTTCCGCCCGCCTTTTTTACTAGCTTTATGACGCTATCCACGTCCTCTTTGTTTTTTACGTTATAGGCTAACGTGATGCCGGCAAATCCGCTTCCTCTCGGCGGATCGTTTTCGTCGATATCTCGAGCCAGCGCGTCTAGCGGGTAGAGCTCAAATTTAGTCCCAGGCGTATTGAAAAAACATACCGGCGGATTGTCCTCTTTGCAATCCGTCTGAAACCCCAGGCCTTCGCGGTAAAATTTGAGCGCTCTTTGCATGCTTCGCACGCCTAGGCAGATGCAGGTTATTTTATTCATTTTGGCCTCCGTTATTTGGGCTTATTATATCATTTTGGCGGTAGCGGTTTTGGATCAAATTTGACGTTATCAAACAAAGCAGGGCGGTTTAATGAGCTTTAAAAATGCGAGTAAAATTTCAAAAAGCTAAATTTTATCCCCGTTTTGCGTCTCAAATTCATAAGCTTCGTTTAAGATATGCACAAGAGTGTCGGATAGATACGGCTGATCTAGCGTCCAGACGCGAATTTTCGGGTTTAAATTTGCCGCCGAGTTAGTGGTTTTTAACACGACCAATGCAATCTTTTTTTCTATCAAGATCGCAACTAAAGCATTGTTTATCTCGCTTAATAAACTTTCTTTTATAAAGACGATATTTGGGTGAAATATCATATCCTCTATGTGACGTTTTATGATACTCCAATCGCCGCTCGGTTTCACGTCTATACCGATAAATTCTAAATCTTTTTTAAGTATGTTAAATGCGTAAAGGTTAGGCTCTGCGACAAGAGCGCTAATTTTTTTCGGATTTTTTATTTTAAGGCTTTTTATGAGATCAATCTTGTCGTCGCAAATGTGTAGTGAAATATATGTGCAGATGCGTACTCCGTGATCAAACTCAAATCTAATACTCGAGTTATTTTGTTTGGCTATAGTCTTTGCGATTTCGTAAAATTTGCGACTTTTTGCATTTATATTAATGTGGGGCGTATTTTTGTAAGTAAAAAAAGCGCGGTCGCAGTGTACGCTAATTGCAAATCTAATGTTGCTTTTATAGTAGTTTGAGAGCAAAAATTTGATCGTAACGGTTGAGTTAGAGACATTTAAAAGGAAAATCTGAGCAATTGAGTCGATAAGTTTCGTAAGAGTCGCAATATCGGCGTAAAACAGCCTAGGATAGGCGATGTCGTAGTCTAGTAATACGTAGTTTCCTTTTTTTTGAGCATCCTCGTTTAGCGAGGAAACTAAAAATAACAAACCGCCTGCAATATCGACTTTTGGCAGCGTGTTTGCTTCGAGAGATTCGCCGGTTTTGCTAATCTGGGTCGTTTGCGTCGCATCTGTTTTTATCACGGTTTTATCTGGTTTTTTAAATTTATCTACAAAATAAAAACTGCCTAGCGCTACTATATAAAGTGTTGCGAAAATAATAAAAATGTATGCAAAGCTCACGGCTATATAACCAGCATCGCATCGCCGTAGGAGTAAAATTTATACTTTTGCTCTACAGCCGTTTTATAAATCCGCATAGTCTGCTCAAGTCCGATAAAGCTGGTAACTAGCATGATTAGCGTTGATTTTGGTAGGTGAAAATTCGTAAGCAGGTAGTTTTGGCGGATGGGTTTGTTGTTTAAATTTAAAAACAGCCTGCACTCGCCGCTAGATTTGCCGCTTCTGGCAAACTCCTCTACGCAGCGCGTTACCGTCGTGCCTACGCCCAGGATCGGTCTATTTGAGCGGATCAAATTTTGCGTATCTTGCGGGATATCGTAAAACTCCGCGTGCATCTTGTGCTGCGTGATATCCTCGCTCTCCACGCTCTTAAACGTCCCAGCGCCCACATGCAGCGTGAGGTAGGCTATCTCGCGGCCTTTGGCTAGGCGCGCGATCATCTCGTCGCTAAAGTGCAGGCTTGCCGTCGGAGCCGCCACCGCGCCCTCGTTTTTAGCAAACACGCTTTGGTACCAGCTCTCGTCATCCTCGGTGTCGCTTCGTTTGATATATGGCGGCAAAGGCACGTGACCGATGTGAGATAGGACTCTATAAAGCGCGGCCGCATCCAAAAGCTGGTCATTTTGGCTAAATTTGACCGTGCGCGAGCCGTCGCCAAAGAGCTCGCAGACCTCGGCGGTTAAATTTTCGTCGAAATTTAAAACGCTGCCCGCGTGAACCTTGCCTTTTATATAGACGCTAAATTTACCGTCCGCAAGCGGAGAGTTTAGCAAAAGCTCCGTCTCGCCGCCGCTTTGTTTTTTGCCGAAAATTCGAGCTTTCACCACTTTGGTGTCGTTAAAAATAATATCACAAGGCGGTAAAATCTCTGGCAAGTCGCCAAATTTTAGATGAGAGATTTTCCCGCTAGCTCGCTCGTAGACTAGCAACCTAGCGTCCTCTTTGGGAAAGGTCGGGAAATTGGCGATTAGCTCCGGCGGTAGCTCGTAGTCGTAGGCGTCAAGTGAGTTTGGATTTAAAATTTGACTCATCTGGCTAGCCTACTTGATTTCATAGTTATTCGTCCTCTTTTTCTTCGTCGGTTTCCTGCTCGGGCTCTTCGTTTTTAGCTGGATTTACGCGGGCGGCTATAAAGATAGAAAGCCCGTAAAGACCGATGAGAGGCACAGCCATCAAAAACTGACTGAGGATATCCGGAGGCGTCATAACCGCGGCAAATATAAAAATCACGACGATAGCGTAGCGGAAGGAGTTTTTTAGCATCTTATCGTCGACTAGGCCGAGTTTGGCGAGGAAAAAGGTGATAACGGGGAGCTCAAACGCGATGCCAAATGCAATGACTAGTTTCGTAAAAAAGCC
Encoded here:
- a CDS encoding divergent polysaccharide deacetylase family protein translates to MNSKPRKKAAKRRSKKGRSSGGLKLLLSVFLIACILLVGAFYLLDVRVKVKSDNALIAKIERYFGDKSEPEQKQNLSHKPSLSASNSSEKVTIKDAQAASGAHSRANLTDIKAIFDEAEAKGKIKIGGEKARAEEKNDQNLPNVQGKFDKNGQGVPATKDKISSESVNLASRDTSELDGANAKKVGELNSSNLSFKNEPAKTAQNGGDTVKFDASQTPQRTHIFANSEAVIFDDTPMSQAQNNSLEQTLKKDKINIEFSDANDQAGQVEAKFDAENAPQIDESNRQERLKNDEKANFADSQKTDKKSSTKTNEVKAAVKAGYKPRLVIIIDDVAYKHQADAIKSVNLKLTPSFFPATSAHPETPVLARRFSFYMIHLPMQALGGFKGAEIGTLTVDDDYEKIAKKLQSIKRDFPNLKYINNHTGSRFTSDAAAMDRMMRAVRDENLIFVDSKTTSPTKVYGAAKKYSMPYIARDVFLDHDGSKAAVRKQLKYAVELAKKRSYAIAIGHPHKNTLEVLQESAKLLQEVEVVYLKDLF
- the dprA gene encoding DNA-processing protein DprA, which produces MNVLTELPRGLLRLKKLPAKLYFEGNLALLERPMVSIVGSRKASAYTRQCVEALARTLANSGVCVVSGAAIGVDIAAHKGAFPHTIAVFGNGLNKIYPQSNAKIIKEIYQNALALSEYDPGEPPLAYRFLERNRIVVALSQALVVAQADTKSGSMQSARMAKELGVPIFTLPQRLGESDGTNELIASGAANLINDFDAFALRFGGKPVSAQEDEVIKFCKNGASLDAALAKFGDKIYEYELEGKLRISGLTVFAE
- the ruvX gene encoding Holliday junction resolvase RuvX; this translates as MSIMAIDVGLKRIGVALAVGQTVMPQTPVLRKNRNQAARDVSAVLREYGAKKLVVGVPLGGSSEDEMRRRIAHFVSLLEFDGEVVYQDEAMSSFEASEIYADGRRDGRLDSIAAMIILKRYLGL
- a CDS encoding alpha/beta hydrolase; translation: MKNIIVYIHGKGGSAQEAAHFQPLFADSDVLGFDYEARTPREAKEEFVPFFEPILKSRKSVTIVANSIGAFFAMHALQGMEIKKAYFISPIVNMQILIEKVMSQARVSEDELRDMGELDTGSGEKLSWKYLCYAREHPICWTAPTHILYGKKDGLTSFETICEFANQIKATLTVMKNGEHRFHTFFR
- a CDS encoding VOC family protein — its product is MNKITCICLGVRSMQRALKFYREGLGFQTDCKEDNPPVCFFNTPGTKFELYPLDALARDIDENDPPRGSGFAGITLAYNVKNKEDVDSVIKLVKKAGGTIVKEPQVAFWGGYHAYFADPDGYYWEVAWGPDFKFDEDGLLKF
- the queA gene encoding tRNA preQ1(34) S-adenosylmethionine ribosyltransferase-isomerase QueA, which codes for MSQILNPNSLDAYDYELPPELIANFPTFPKEDARLLVYERASGKISHLKFGDLPEILPPCDIIFNDTKVVKARIFGKKQSGGETELLLNSPLADGKFSVYIKGKVHAGSVLNFDENLTAEVCELFGDGSRTVKFSQNDQLLDAAALYRVLSHIGHVPLPPYIKRSDTEDDESWYQSVFAKNEGAVAAPTASLHFSDEMIARLAKGREIAYLTLHVGAGTFKSVESEDITQHKMHAEFYDIPQDTQNLIRSNRPILGVGTTVTRCVEEFARSGKSSGECRLFLNLNNKPIRQNYLLTNFHLPKSTLIMLVTSFIGLEQTMRIYKTAVEQKYKFYSYGDAMLVI